A genomic stretch from Methanococcus voltae includes:
- the trpA gene encoding tryptophan synthase subunit alpha codes for MKNLNNLNEKPILVSFLVSGDPNIEATLKYMKALDEYCGVIELGIPFSDPVADGSTIQEANVRSLSNGFKINQSFDLLKEFRKDSDTPVVLMTYYNLVYNRGIEDFVIDAKKAGANGLIIVDLPLDEAEEYQKICKKHEFGTIFLVAPNTPDERIIYSDESSTMFLYLISTFGITGTRDSFEKMTFDFIKRAKSLCSDNSKLYVGFGISNEKHAENLISQGADGIIVGSAFVNIIKEYGDSEDTIIKLKELAKELHGGIEKGYAKYIKSD; via the coding sequence ATGAAAAATTTAAACAATTTGAACGAAAAACCGATTTTAGTTAGTTTTTTAGTTTCAGGGGACCCAAATATTGAAGCTACATTAAAATATATGAAAGCACTCGACGAATATTGTGGAGTTATTGAACTTGGAATCCCATTCAGCGACCCCGTAGCAGATGGTTCAACAATTCAGGAAGCAAATGTACGCTCTCTTTCAAATGGATTTAAAATAAATCAATCTTTTGACCTTTTAAAGGAATTTAGAAAAGATTCAGATACTCCAGTCGTTTTAATGACTTATTACAACCTTGTATATAACAGAGGAATTGAAGACTTTGTAATAGATGCAAAAAAAGCTGGGGCTAATGGGCTTATAATCGTTGATTTGCCACTTGACGAAGCAGAAGAGTACCAAAAAATTTGTAAAAAGCACGAATTTGGAACAATATTCCTTGTAGCCCCAAATACGCCTGATGAACGTATAATATACTCAGATGAATCAAGTACGATGTTTTTATACTTGATTTCAACATTTGGGATTACTGGGACAAGAGATTCATTTGAAAAAATGACTTTTGACTTTATAAAACGTGCAAAAAGTCTCTGTAGTGATAATAGTAAATTATATGTTGGTTTTGGAATTTCAAACGAAAAACACGCTGAAAATTTGATTTCACAAGGAGCTGACGGTATTATCGTAGGTAGTGCTTTTGTAAACATTATCAAAGAATACGGAGATTCTGAGGATACAATTATCAAATTAAAGGAATTGGCCAAAGAATTGCACGGTGGAATTGAAAAAGGATATGCAAAATATATTAAAAGCGATTAA
- a CDS encoding GNAT family N-acetyltransferase: MKIIIKEYENKDLKEMMDIWNNIVDEGIAFPNDKSLNLESASEFFSSQTYTGVAIDNSEVVGLYILHPNNVGRCGHIANSSYAVKQGQRGKSIGKKLVKHSLEIAKQKGFRLLQFNAVVASNEVALHLYKKLGFKQLGIIPGGFLSKDNEYLDIIPHYIEL; the protein is encoded by the coding sequence ATCAAAATAATAATTAAAGAATACGAAAATAAGGATTTAAAGGAAATGATGGATATTTGGAATAATATAGTAGATGAAGGTATTGCATTTCCAAATGATAAAAGCCTAAATCTTGAAAGTGCTTCAGAATTTTTTTCAAGCCAAACTTACACGGGCGTAGCAATTGACAATAGCGAGGTAGTGGGGTTATATATTCTTCACCCAAACAACGTTGGAAGATGCGGTCATATCGCAAATTCGTCTTACGCCGTTAAGCAAGGTCAACGTGGTAAAAGTATTGGCAAAAAATTAGTAAAACATTCTTTAGAAATAGCAAAGCAAAAAGGATTTAGATTACTTCAATTTAATGCAGTAGTTGCTTCTAATGAAGTGGCACTCCATCTTTATAAAAAATTAGGATTTAAACAGCTTGGGATTATTCCAGGCGGTTTTTTATCGAAAGATAACGAATATTTAGACATTATCCCTCATTATATTGAATTATAA
- the trpC gene encoding indole-3-glycerol phosphate synthase TrpC → MMINFKRQANAIKNFKENKHDKNDPVNKINKNAIIAEIKVHSPKYGDLLKNRKELDILKIYEEAGAVGISYITDKQHFNGNFKVFEEICKNTELPVLRKDFITTKDEIEKTAEAGASTVLIISRLLKEETAEFVDFAMSCGLDTLVEVHNKEEIEVAKDTKTSMIGINNRDIRKLELDDGTVSLTEKLANLIPKDRIIISESGIANLNDLNTVLKYTDAALIGTSFMKTNFETQKEFVKSFVRGKYE, encoded by the coding sequence ATTATGATAAATTTCAAAAGACAGGCGAATGCCATAAAGAATTTTAAGGAAAATAAACACGATAAAAACGACCCTGTAAATAAAATAAATAAAAATGCAATAATAGCGGAAATTAAAGTCCATTCCCCAAAATATGGAGATTTATTAAAAAATAGGAAAGAATTAGACATTTTAAAGATATATGAAGAAGCCGGAGCTGTTGGAATCTCGTATATTACGGATAAACAGCATTTTAACGGAAATTTCAAAGTTTTCGAAGAAATTTGTAAAAATACGGAATTACCCGTGCTTAGAAAAGATTTTATAACTACAAAAGATGAAATTGAAAAAACTGCCGAAGCTGGTGCGAGTACAGTTTTAATAATTTCAAGGTTGCTAAAAGAGGAAACTGCCGAATTCGTAGATTTTGCAATGAGTTGTGGACTTGATACGCTTGTAGAAGTTCATAACAAAGAAGAAATTGAAGTCGCAAAAGATACAAAAACGTCTATGATTGGTATAAACAACAGGGACATACGCAAATTGGAACTTGACGATGGAACAGTTTCTTTAACTGAAAAATTAGCTAATTTAATCCCGAAAGATAGAATAATTATCAGTGAAAGTGGAATCGCTAATTTAAACGATTTAAACACAGTATTAAAATACACTGATGCAGCACTAATTGGAACATCATTTATGAAAACTAACTTTGAAACACAGAAAGAATTTGTTAAAAGCTTTGTAAGGGGAAAATATGAGTGA
- the trpD gene encoding anthranilate phosphoribosyltransferase, with protein sequence MDKILEKNDLSFEEAYELFGKLLNESEIKIGAYLTALQMKGISSDEIAGFAKAMRDNAVKIELGDVIDTCGTGGDGSKTINVSTAVSLILSCFTKVAKHGNVSITSKSGSVNVYETMGCKIPENIEVAKLSLEKTNFTFLHAQKYHPALKKIMPVRNELKFKTIFNILGPLANPASPKYQIIGVNSSDLCDKIARALPRLQNIERALVVNGYGENYTLDELNPNGNSKIVEYNKNGAEFEFKEYIVNPKDFGLKNSKIIPCNSPKESAERLINVFSGKINEDRNFILMNAAAGLYACKIASDFIDGVEIAKEALDSGAVLKKLDELEKVKKYDGGEQYEK encoded by the coding sequence ATGGACAAAATTCTTGAAAAAAATGATTTATCTTTTGAAGAAGCATATGAACTTTTTGGAAAATTATTAAATGAAAGTGAAATTAAAATCGGTGCTTATTTAACTGCCTTACAGATGAAAGGCATTAGTTCCGATGAAATTGCAGGTTTTGCAAAAGCTATGCGAGATAATGCTGTAAAAATTGAATTAGGTGATGTGATAGACACTTGCGGGACTGGAGGGGATGGTTCTAAAACCATTAACGTTAGCACAGCGGTTTCTTTGATACTTTCTTGCTTTACAAAAGTTGCAAAACACGGTAATGTTTCAATTACCTCAAAAAGTGGCTCTGTAAATGTATATGAAACTATGGGTTGTAAAATTCCAGAAAATATTGAAGTTGCGAAGCTTTCACTTGAAAAAACAAATTTTACATTCTTGCACGCTCAAAAATACCACCCCGCACTTAAAAAAATAATGCCTGTAAGGAATGAATTAAAATTCAAGACAATATTTAATATATTAGGACCTTTAGCAAATCCTGCAAGTCCAAAATATCAAATAATCGGTGTAAATTCCTCTGATTTGTGTGATAAAATTGCAAGAGCGTTGCCAAGATTACAAAATATTGAAAGAGCTTTGGTCGTAAACGGCTATGGGGAAAATTACACCCTTGACGAATTAAATCCGAATGGAAATTCAAAAATCGTAGAATACAATAAAAATGGCGCTGAATTTGAATTTAAAGAATATATCGTAAATCCTAAAGATTTTGGTCTTAAAAATTCGAAAATAATTCCTTGTAATAGCCCTAAAGAAAGCGCAGAACGTTTAATCAACGTATTTTCTGGAAAAATAAACGAAGACAGGAATTTTATATTAATGAATGCAGCGGCTGGATTATATGCTTGTAAAATTGCATCTGACTTTATAGATGGTGTAGAAATCGCAAAAGAAGCACTCGACTCCGGTGCAGTATTGAAAAAACTTGATGAATTGGAAAAAGTGAAAAAGTATGATGGGGGTGAGCAGTATGAAAAATAG
- a CDS encoding SPFH domain-containing protein: MEWLLLPIVGLIILFIIIKSVVIVNQYELGLIFRLGKVVGSLRPGVNLIIPFIDNAIKVDVRTKVIDVPPQEMITRDNAGVTTDAVIYYRVMDVNRAVLEVQNYQYAIVNLAQTTLRAIIGSLELDEVLNKREFINNKLLESLDKDTDSWGVKVEKVELREIDPPTDIKNAMTQQMKAERLKRAAILEAEGERQSKILRAQGNAESIKIEAEGQAKAIQTVAEAAQMYFKEEAQLYKSLDVANSVLKENSKYIISENIMDVAKNFLNSKKN; encoded by the coding sequence ATGGAATGGTTATTATTACCCATTGTTGGGCTAATTATATTATTTATAATTATTAAATCAGTAGTAATTGTAAATCAGTATGAATTAGGATTAATTTTTAGATTGGGAAAAGTGGTTGGAAGTTTAAGACCTGGTGTGAACTTAATAATTCCATTTATCGATAATGCGATAAAAGTGGATGTGAGGACAAAAGTAATTGACGTACCGCCTCAAGAAATGATTACAAGGGATAACGCAGGAGTTACCACTGATGCAGTTATTTATTACCGAGTAATGGACGTTAACAGGGCAGTTCTTGAAGTTCAAAACTACCAGTATGCCATAGTAAATTTAGCTCAAACGACACTTAGGGCGATTATTGGAAGTCTTGAGTTAGATGAGGTATTGAATAAAAGGGAATTCATAAACAACAAGCTTTTAGAATCCCTTGACAAAGATACAGACAGTTGGGGGGTAAAAGTTGAAAAAGTAGAACTTAGGGAAATCGACCCACCTACGGATATTAAGAACGCAATGACTCAACAGATGAAGGCAGAAAGGCTTAAAAGGGCAGCTATTTTGGAAGCTGAAGGTGAAAGACAAAGTAAAATCCTTAGGGCACAAGGTAATGCAGAAAGTATTAAAATTGAAGCTGAAGGTCAGGCTAAAGCAATCCAAACAGTTGCAGAAGCTGCACAAATGTACTTTAAAGAGGAAGCACAACTTTATAAATCTCTTGACGTTGCAAATAGCGTTTTAAAAGAAAATTCGAAGTATATCATTTCTGAAAATATAATGGACGTTGCTAAAAACTTTTTAAATTCAAAAAAGAATTAA
- a CDS encoding 4Fe-4S binding protein has protein sequence MEEPRIGVYVCHCGVNIGGVVDCENVAKTAEGLENVVIARDYKYMCADPGQEMIKKDIKELGLNRVIVAACSPRLHEPTFRRCVAEAGLNPFLFEFANIREHCSWVHMKDKEKATEKANDLVRMAVAKSRGLEPLDYLNVPVTKRALVIGAGVAGIQAALDLGDAGFETIVVEKTPSVGGRMAQLDKTFPTNDCSICILAPKMVDVAKHPNIKLYSYSEVKEVKGYIGNFTVKIEKKPRYLSEEKCTGCGSCAEVCPISVPNEFDMGLGMRKAIYKPFPQAVPAKYTIDMEHCIDCGLCSRVCGPQAIDYNQKPEIIEADVGSIINATGYDPYDPTEKEEYGYGTYPNVITAMELERMINASGPTMGKVIRPSDSQKPKRIAFIQCVGSRDAKTGNRYCSNVCCMYAMKNSQLIKEKSPETDIDIYYMDIRAFGKAYEEFYERSAKQYGIQFIRGRPAQVFQEIDSDNPIIRAEDTLLGEISEKEYDLVVLSVGMVPSSSADEIQKLLGISRSADRFFLEAHPKLRPVDTATDGVYLAGACQGPKDIPASVAQGSAAASRASIPLSQGEVQIEPIVVNIDSDICGACGICVQQCPYGAPRFVEKDGKLSVEVISALCKGCGTCAAGCPSGALEQSHFKTGQIYHQIEGAFKDSI, from the coding sequence ATGGAAGAACCAAGAATCGGAGTTTATGTTTGCCATTGTGGTGTTAACATAGGCGGAGTTGTAGACTGCGAAAACGTAGCTAAAACTGCCGAAGGACTCGAAAACGTAGTAATTGCAAGAGACTACAAGTATATGTGTGCAGACCCTGGGCAAGAAATGATTAAAAAAGATATTAAGGAGCTTGGATTAAATAGGGTTATTGTTGCAGCTTGCTCTCCAAGACTTCACGAACCTACATTTAGGAGATGTGTTGCAGAAGCAGGTTTAAACCCATTTTTATTCGAATTTGCTAACATCAGAGAACATTGTTCTTGGGTGCATATGAAAGACAAAGAAAAAGCTACTGAAAAAGCAAACGACCTTGTAAGAATGGCAGTAGCAAAATCAAGAGGTTTAGAACCTTTAGATTACCTTAACGTACCAGTTACAAAAAGAGCACTCGTAATTGGTGCAGGGGTTGCAGGTATACAGGCAGCTCTCGATTTAGGTGATGCAGGATTTGAAACCATCGTTGTAGAAAAAACTCCATCAGTTGGTGGTAGAATGGCTCAACTCGATAAGACATTCCCTACAAACGACTGCTCAATTTGTATTCTTGCCCCTAAAATGGTTGACGTTGCAAAACACCCTAACATTAAATTGTACTCTTACTCTGAAGTAAAAGAAGTAAAAGGATACATTGGTAATTTCACGGTGAAAATCGAGAAAAAACCAAGATACTTAAGTGAAGAAAAATGTACGGGTTGCGGTTCTTGTGCTGAAGTATGTCCTATCAGCGTTCCAAACGAATTTGATATGGGACTTGGTATGAGAAAAGCAATTTACAAACCATTCCCTCAAGCTGTTCCAGCTAAATATACAATTGATATGGAACATTGTATCGATTGTGGTCTTTGTTCGAGAGTATGTGGCCCTCAAGCGATAGATTACAACCAAAAACCAGAAATCATTGAAGCTGACGTCGGTTCAATTATCAACGCTACAGGATATGACCCATACGACCCAACGGAAAAAGAAGAATATGGTTATGGAACTTACCCTAACGTAATTACTGCCATGGAATTGGAAAGAATGATTAACGCATCCGGTCCTACAATGGGTAAGGTAATCAGACCAAGCGACAGCCAAAAACCAAAAAGAATTGCATTTATTCAGTGCGTTGGTTCAAGAGATGCCAAAACAGGGAATAGATACTGTTCAAACGTTTGCTGTATGTATGCAATGAAAAACTCACAGTTAATAAAAGAAAAATCACCAGAAACCGATATCGACATATACTATATGGATATACGGGCATTTGGTAAAGCATACGAAGAATTCTACGAAAGAAGTGCTAAACAGTATGGTATCCAATTTATTAGAGGAAGACCTGCTCAAGTATTCCAAGAGATTGATAGCGATAACCCAATAATTAGGGCAGAAGACACCCTTTTGGGTGAAATATCTGAAAAAGAGTACGATTTAGTAGTTCTTTCAGTTGGTATGGTACCATCATCAAGTGCTGACGAAATTCAAAAATTACTCGGAATATCAAGAAGTGCTGACAGATTCTTCTTAGAAGCACACCCTAAATTAAGACCTGTTGATACGGCAACAGACGGTGTTTACTTAGCAGGTGCTTGTCAAGGTCCTAAAGATATCCCTGCTTCAGTTGCGCAAGGTTCTGCTGCTGCTTCGAGAGCTTCAATTCCATTATCTCAAGGTGAGGTACAAATTGAACCTATCGTTGTAAACATTGATTCAGATATCTGTGGAGCTTGCGGTATTTGTGTACAACAATGTCCATACGGTGCACCAAGATTTGTTGAAAAAGACGGCAAATTATCAGTAGAAGTAATTTCAGCACTCTGTAAAGGTTGCGGTACTTGTGCAGCAGGTTGTCCAAGTGGTGCTTTAGAGCAATCACACTTTAAAACTGGGCAAATTTACCACCAAATCGAAGGAGCATTTAAAGACTCAATTTAA
- the trpB gene encoding tryptophan synthase subunit beta, producing MKCDKNGYFGEFGGQYIPEVLKPAIDEIKEAYSELKNDEDFQNELSYYLKHYAGRETPLYYAKNLSEKLGGAKIYLKREDLLHGGAHKTNNTIGQALLAKKMGKTRIIAETGAGQHGVGTSMAGALFGLETEIFMGSIDIARQQPNVERMKLLGAKVNPVNTGSKVLKDAVNEAMRNWTATFENTHYLLGTVMGPHPFPTMVRDFQSVIGKEVKKQIMEQEGRFPDHLVACIGGGSNAMGLFYPFLGEKDCSKINMVGIEAAGKGLDTQEHGASISKGRKGILHGMLSYFLQDEDGQIEEAYSISAGLDYPGIGPEHAYLHNLGRVEYDSATDKQALNAFMELTRTEGIIPALESSHAISYAIENAGNMAKDDIMVINLSGRGDKDLNTVINAVNKMEN from the coding sequence ATGAAATGTGATAAAAACGGATATTTTGGAGAATTTGGGGGTCAATACATACCCGAAGTTTTAAAACCAGCGATTGACGAGATTAAAGAAGCATACAGTGAATTAAAAAATGACGAAGATTTCCAAAACGAACTCTCGTACTATTTAAAACATTATGCAGGGCGTGAAACTCCGCTTTATTATGCTAAAAATTTGAGTGAAAAACTTGGCGGTGCTAAAATCTACCTAAAAAGAGAAGATTTACTACACGGTGGGGCGCACAAAACAAACAATACTATTGGTCAGGCATTACTTGCTAAAAAAATGGGTAAAACAAGAATAATTGCCGAGACAGGTGCAGGACAGCACGGTGTAGGTACTTCAATGGCTGGAGCATTGTTCGGTTTAGAAACAGAAATATTTATGGGTAGCATAGATATAGCAAGACAACAACCGAATGTAGAACGTATGAAATTACTTGGTGCAAAGGTTAACCCGGTAAACACTGGTTCAAAAGTTTTAAAAGACGCAGTAAACGAAGCTATGAGAAACTGGACAGCTACCTTTGAGAATACGCACTACTTACTCGGTACTGTGATGGGACCGCACCCATTTCCTACAATGGTCAGAGATTTTCAATCAGTAATCGGTAAAGAAGTCAAAAAACAGATTATGGAACAGGAGGGAAGATTCCCTGACCATTTAGTGGCTTGTATCGGTGGCGGTAGTAATGCTATGGGATTATTCTATCCGTTTTTAGGTGAAAAGGACTGTTCAAAAATTAATATGGTTGGAATTGAAGCAGCAGGTAAAGGTTTAGATACACAAGAGCACGGTGCTTCGATATCAAAGGGAAGGAAGGGAATTCTTCACGGTATGCTCTCCTACTTCTTACAAGATGAAGATGGGCAAATAGAAGAAGCTTACAGTATTTCTGCAGGTTTGGACTACCCAGGAATAGGTCCAGAACACGCTTATTTACACAATCTCGGACGTGTAGAATACGACTCTGCAACAGATAAACAAGCTTTGAACGCATTTATGGAACTTACACGAACTGAAGGAATAATACCTGCTTTAGAATCGTCTCACGCAATATCTTACGCCATTGAAAACGCAGGAAATATGGCTAAAGACGATATTATGGTTATAAACCTTTCAGGACGTGGAGATAAAGATTTAAACACAGTAATAAACGCCGTAAATAAAATGGAAAACTAA
- a CDS encoding phosphoribosylanthranilate isomerase produces the protein MFLKICGIKTLDELKIVEKYANATGIIVECESKRRIELETGLNIIKNSKIPVFAVSTTKDLELWKKIVESIENTLSNSNSYNSSNSKIKPHIQIHTDMDVKNIEFLKTEYDCVIMKSFEVSKHSLDPEKDAENLLSEIEGYEVDKILLDTGKGCGKIHDHRISQIISKKIDVVLAGGLNFENVNNIVNSVNPYGIDMSSGVEKNNRKDEYLIKKVCNNLKLKS, from the coding sequence ATGTTTTTAAAAATTTGTGGAATAAAAACCTTGGATGAATTGAAAATCGTTGAAAAATACGCTAATGCAACTGGTATTATTGTAGAATGCGAATCTAAACGTAGAATAGAGTTAGAAACTGGATTAAATATTATAAAAAATTCTAAAATCCCAGTTTTTGCAGTTTCTACCACTAAAGATTTGGAACTTTGGAAAAAAATTGTTGAATCAATTGAAAATACACTTAGTAATTCCAATAGTTATAATTCGTCTAATTCAAAAATTAAGCCCCATATTCAGATTCATACAGATATGGACGTAAAAAATATAGAATTTCTTAAAACAGAGTATGATTGTGTTATTATGAAATCTTTTGAAGTTTCAAAGCACAGTTTAGACCCTGAAAAAGATGCAGAGAATTTATTATCTGAAATAGAAGGTTATGAAGTTGATAAAATCCTTTTAGATACGGGTAAAGGTTGTGGAAAAATTCACGACCATAGAATTAGTCAAATTATTTCTAAAAAAATTGATGTAGTACTTGCGGGCGGTTTGAACTTTGAAAACGTAAATAACATTGTAAATTCCGTAAATCCATATGGTATTGATATGTCGAGTGGCGTTGAGAAAAATAATAGAAAAGACGAATATTTAATAAAAAAAGTCTGTAATAACTTAAAATTAAAATCATAA
- a CDS encoding aminodeoxychorismate/anthranilate synthase component II — MIVIIDNKDSFVWNLADYASIYDEIKVVPNTMSIEEVKNLNPDGIIISPGPGSPKNSKDVQNCPNIIKELNVPILGVCLGHQTIAHVFGGKVDRISPVHGKSSFITHNGDGIFKGIKMPFEAGRYHSLSVLEIPKNFHITATSDDGAIMGIKHNSKEIYGVQFHPESILTEFKEKEGLKIIKNFVDLSKSYKN, encoded by the coding sequence ATGATAGTTATAATAGACAATAAAGATTCATTTGTATGGAATTTAGCGGACTATGCTTCAATATATGATGAAATAAAGGTTGTTCCTAACACTATGAGTATTGAAGAAGTAAAAAACCTAAATCCTGACGGTATTATCATATCCCCAGGACCTGGAAGTCCAAAAAATAGTAAAGACGTGCAAAACTGCCCCAATATAATTAAAGAACTAAATGTCCCAATATTGGGGGTTTGTTTGGGTCATCAAACAATTGCACACGTTTTTGGCGGCAAAGTAGATAGAATTTCCCCCGTACACGGAAAATCAAGCTTTATAACTCATAATGGCGATGGAATTTTTAAGGGTATAAAAATGCCATTTGAAGCAGGGCGTTATCATTCATTATCAGTATTGGAAATTCCTAAAAATTTCCACATTACCGCTACAAGCGATGATGGGGCAATTATGGGAATAAAACATAATTCAAAAGAGATATACGGAGTTCAGTTCCACCCTGAAAGTATATTAACCGAATTTAAGGAAAAAGAAGGTTTAAAAATTATTAAAAACTTTGTAGACCTTTCTAAATCGTATAAAAATTAA
- a CDS encoding pyrimidine dimer DNA glycosylase/endonuclease V, whose protein sequence is MVNQFPHFPVEALCQKHLGSAHVESHMLLGSLKRRRQITKHVEFDQVEVESIKKRHDELAKEMSERGYNHKSDLENVDKYITHLPEDILKKKANRGNVVHYLLYVKRCPECRKRYAIYLRRSIELGY, encoded by the coding sequence ATGGTTAATCAATTTCCACATTTTCCAGTTGAAGCATTGTGTCAGAAACATCTCGGAAGTGCACACGTTGAAAGCCATATGCTTTTAGGTTCTTTAAAACGTAGGCGACAAATAACAAAACACGTTGAGTTTGACCAAGTTGAAGTTGAAAGTATCAAAAAACGACACGATGAGTTAGCTAAGGAGATGAGTGAGAGGGGATACAATCATAAATCAGACTTGGAAAATGTTGACAAATATATTACACATTTGCCTGAGGATATTCTAAAGAAAAAAGCAAATCGTGGAAATGTTGTACATTATCTACTTTATGTAAAGCGTTGTCCTGAATGTAGAAAGAGGTATGCTATTTATCTCAGGAGATCGATAGAATTAGGATATTAA
- a CDS encoding anthranilate synthase component I — translation MKNSTEKNMKIRLNYVNPLVLYSLLKEEGKYPVMLESRSKGQTNARYTYISSNPEYMLRVKNKTKIDNETVSKESNPFKALKEISNDNKNNNKLNFDKNNKDDRFTGGYLGYMAYDCIHNYIGGKIEEPSVFGYYDHMYVYDHLLRKFYYYSENNNSIDELKNAEKIVEKAKKIQISDKNNNNNKINKINNEMNTKEIEILGCDADFEEYTNMVEKAKEHIYAGDCFQIVPSREYYLKSEYSAFELYKNLRKINPSPYMFLLEFDKKIVGASPETMASVQNNVLKVNPIAGTAPVGKNDSETEKFAKELLNDEKERAEHMMLVDLARNDVRKVCKPGSVVLERFFDVVKYSHVQHLESEVIGDLDEKYDYNMFDAIEATFPAGTLTGAPKFRAMEIIDKLEKSRRKVYGGAVGYFSNSGNADLAIGIRMAEIEKNGICSVRAGAGIVADSVPEKEYYETERKMMAMMKALGVKNNDFE, via the coding sequence ATGAAAAATAGTACGGAAAAAAATATGAAAATTAGATTAAATTATGTAAATCCATTAGTTTTATACAGTTTACTGAAGGAAGAAGGAAAATATCCTGTAATGCTCGAATCACGCTCCAAAGGTCAAACTAATGCACGTTATACGTATATCTCTTCAAATCCGGAATATATGTTAAGAGTAAAAAATAAGACAAAAATCGATAATGAAACCGTTTCAAAAGAAAGTAATCCATTTAAAGCTTTAAAAGAAATTTCAAATGATAATAAAAATAATAACAAGTTAAATTTTGATAAAAATAACAAAGATGACAGATTTACGGGCGGATATCTTGGATATATGGCTTACGACTGTATTCATAACTACATTGGTGGAAAAATAGAAGAACCCTCTGTTTTTGGCTATTATGACCATATGTATGTTTACGACCATTTATTAAGGAAATTTTATTATTATTCTGAGAATAATAATTCTATTGATGAATTAAAAAACGCTGAAAAAATTGTCGAAAAAGCTAAAAAAATTCAAATTAGCGATAAAAATAATAATAATAATAAAATTAATAAAATTAATAACGAAATGAATACTAAAGAAATTGAAATCTTAGGTTGTGATGCTGATTTCGAAGAATATACAAATATGGTTGAAAAAGCAAAAGAACATATTTACGCAGGAGATTGTTTCCAAATAGTACCTTCTCGAGAGTATTATTTAAAAAGTGAATATTCTGCGTTTGAATTGTATAAAAATTTAAGAAAAATTAACCCAAGCCCATATATGTTTTTGCTTGAATTCGACAAAAAAATAGTTGGTGCATCGCCTGAAACAATGGCATCAGTTCAAAATAACGTTTTAAAAGTAAACCCAATTGCAGGAACTGCACCTGTTGGAAAAAATGACTCGGAAACCGAAAAATTTGCGAAAGAATTGTTAAACGATGAGAAAGAGCGAGCAGAACATATGATGCTTGTAGACCTTGCAAGAAACGATGTAAGAAAGGTTTGTAAGCCTGGAAGCGTTGTTCTCGAAAGATTTTTCGATGTAGTCAAATACAGCCACGTTCAACACCTTGAGAGCGAAGTTATAGGCGATTTGGATGAAAAATATGACTACAATATGTTTGATGCAATAGAAGCTACATTCCCCGCAGGTACTCTTACCGGAGCCCCTAAATTTAGGGCGATGGAAATAATCGATAAATTAGAGAAATCAAGACGAAAAGTCTACGGTGGAGCTGTAGGTTATTTCTCAAATAGTGGAAATGCGGATTTGGCCATAGGAATTAGAATGGCAGAAATCGAGAAAAACGGAATTTGCAGTGTAAGAGCAGGGGCGGGAATTGTGGCAGATTCAGTCCCTGAAAAAGAGTATTACGAAACAGAACGCAAAATGATGGCTATGATGAAAGCCTTGGGCGTCAAAAACAATGATTTTGAATAG